Proteins encoded in a region of the Microbacterium neungamense genome:
- a CDS encoding TadE/TadG family type IV pilus assembly protein, whose translation MLGDDRGSTPVEFVLVGTLLTALTLAVLQVAFAVYVRNVVHDAAVEGAHHAALADTAPAEGVARTRAVIERAIGAEYAQDVTVGEDTALGHPTVVVRVRTTLPVLGLIGIPYGLEVEGRAPVETLGGE comes from the coding sequence ATGCTCGGCGACGACCGGGGTTCCACCCCGGTCGAGTTCGTGCTCGTCGGGACGCTGCTCACCGCCCTCACCCTGGCCGTGCTGCAGGTCGCGTTCGCCGTGTACGTCCGCAACGTCGTGCACGACGCCGCCGTCGAGGGCGCGCATCATGCCGCGCTCGCCGACACCGCACCCGCGGAGGGCGTCGCCCGCACCCGGGCGGTGATCGAGCGGGCGATCGGCGCCGAGTACGCGCAGGACGTCACGGTCGGGGAGGACACCGCGCTCGGGCATCCGACCGTCGTGGTGCGCGTGCGCACCACGCTCCCCGTCCTGGGGCTCATCGGCATCCCGTACGGACTGGAGGTGGAGGGGCGTGCACCGGTCGAGACCCTCGGCGGGGAATGA
- a CDS encoding MFS transporter, translating into MVYAPTVLFSLGEGAVIPLIPVLATQLGAGVAGAALVASALVVGQLCGNLPAGWAVARIGERMTMAVAGLVAMLAATGMLLAPALGLFTAAVFLLGFCAAAFGLARHAFMTTRVPPRFRARALSLLGGSFRLGIFVGPFVAAALIGLFGGERSSIWFLLACLAVMVVLVLVGPDPEKSAPPITKPTDTPSEEDSGEPVSGSIPTVARHGVFRTMWEYRAVLSRLGLAAASLSAVRSARQVVLPLWGVTLGLDAETIALVVGVSGAIDFALFYASGQVMDRFGRLWAAMPAMLLMGSAFLVLAVTHALDAGMLWFGMMAAVLGVGNGLSSGILLTLGADLAPTRTPAPFLGSWRTLTDAGGAVAPLIVSAVTAIASLPVAAGTMGGLALLGAAGFLRWIPRYVPRRD; encoded by the coding sequence ATGGTGTACGCGCCCACGGTGCTGTTCTCGCTGGGCGAGGGAGCGGTCATCCCGCTGATCCCGGTGCTGGCCACGCAGCTGGGCGCCGGCGTCGCGGGCGCGGCGCTCGTGGCTTCCGCTCTCGTCGTCGGGCAGCTGTGCGGCAACCTGCCCGCCGGGTGGGCGGTGGCGAGGATCGGCGAGCGGATGACGATGGCGGTGGCGGGCCTGGTCGCCATGCTCGCCGCGACCGGGATGCTCCTCGCGCCGGCGCTGGGCCTGTTCACCGCGGCGGTGTTCCTGCTCGGGTTCTGCGCCGCCGCGTTCGGGCTGGCGCGGCACGCGTTCATGACGACGCGGGTGCCGCCGCGATTCCGCGCGCGCGCGCTGTCGCTGCTGGGCGGCAGCTTCCGGCTCGGGATCTTCGTCGGCCCGTTCGTCGCGGCCGCGCTGATCGGGCTGTTCGGCGGCGAGCGCTCCTCGATCTGGTTCCTGCTGGCGTGCCTCGCGGTCATGGTGGTGCTCGTCCTGGTCGGGCCGGACCCGGAGAAGAGCGCTCCGCCGATCACGAAACCCACCGACACGCCGTCCGAGGAGGACTCGGGCGAGCCGGTGAGCGGCTCCATCCCGACCGTGGCGCGGCACGGCGTGTTCCGCACGATGTGGGAGTACCGCGCGGTGCTCTCCCGGCTCGGGCTGGCCGCGGCGTCCCTGTCGGCGGTGCGGTCGGCGCGTCAGGTGGTGCTGCCGCTGTGGGGTGTGACGCTGGGCCTCGACGCCGAGACGATCGCCCTCGTCGTCGGCGTCTCGGGGGCGATCGACTTCGCACTGTTCTACGCCAGCGGCCAGGTGATGGACCGGTTCGGCCGGTTGTGGGCGGCGATGCCGGCCATGCTGCTGATGGGGTCGGCGTTCCTGGTGCTCGCCGTCACCCACGCCCTCGACGCGGGGATGCTGTGGTTCGGCATGATGGCGGCGGTGCTCGGTGTCGGCAACGGCCTCTCCAGTGGCATCCTGCTCACCCTCGGCGCGGACCTCGCGCCGACGCGGACCCCGGCGCCGTTCCTCGGATCGTGGCGCACGCTGACGGATGCCGGCGGCGCCGTGGCGCCGCTGATCGTCTCGGCGGTGACCGCGATCGCGTCGCTGCCGGTGGCTGCCGGGACGATGGGCGGCCTGGCCCTGCTCGGCGCCGCCGGCTTCCTGCGCTGGATCCCCCGCTACGTCCCGCGCCGAGACTGA
- a CDS encoding CpaF family protein, translating into MSHPSVLVAESVRRRLRLENTDPSAAPEQARRIAQAEVRRHNDLALARGHAMIDDEAACVRDVLAAVSGFGVLQPLLDDPDIEEIWMNGPDRVFVARGGVSERIDLPLTEATLRDLVERMLHSTGRRVDISQPFVDASLPDGSRLHVAIADVVRGSWAVNIRKFLRRHRSLESLVAQGSVPAEVAELLHRALLEGRSIIVSGATHAGKTTLLGALLASCADRQRIITVEETFELAVEGPDVVALQGRQASLEGTGEITLRRLVKEALRMRPERLVVGEVRDAEALDLVLALNTGVPAAGTVHANSAVEALEKLALLPLLAGRNIDRAFIAPALAGAISYVVHCTREPDGGRRVTEVVAPTGEVVDGRIVTRDVYRAGAPA; encoded by the coding sequence GTGAGTCATCCGTCCGTCCTCGTCGCCGAGAGCGTGCGGCGGCGGCTGCGCCTGGAGAACACCGACCCGTCGGCGGCGCCGGAGCAGGCGCGCCGCATCGCCCAGGCCGAAGTGCGCCGGCACAACGACCTGGCACTCGCCCGCGGCCACGCCATGATCGACGACGAGGCGGCGTGTGTCCGCGACGTGCTGGCGGCCGTGTCCGGCTTCGGGGTGCTGCAGCCGCTGCTGGACGACCCCGACATCGAGGAGATCTGGATGAACGGTCCGGATCGCGTCTTCGTCGCGCGCGGCGGGGTCAGCGAGAGGATCGACCTGCCGCTCACGGAGGCGACGCTGCGCGATCTCGTCGAGCGGATGCTGCACTCCACCGGCCGTCGGGTGGACATCAGCCAGCCGTTCGTCGACGCATCCCTCCCGGACGGCTCCCGCCTGCACGTCGCGATCGCCGACGTCGTCCGCGGATCGTGGGCGGTGAACATCCGCAAGTTCCTCCGCCGGCACCGAAGCCTGGAGTCGCTCGTCGCCCAGGGCTCCGTGCCCGCCGAGGTGGCCGAGCTGCTGCACCGGGCGCTGCTGGAGGGGCGGAGCATCATCGTCTCCGGCGCCACACACGCCGGCAAGACCACGCTGCTCGGGGCGCTCCTCGCCTCCTGCGCGGACCGGCAGCGGATCATCACGGTCGAGGAGACGTTCGAGCTGGCCGTCGAGGGTCCCGACGTCGTCGCCCTGCAGGGGCGGCAGGCGAGCTTGGAGGGCACCGGGGAGATCACGCTGCGCCGGCTCGTGAAGGAGGCACTGCGGATGCGCCCGGAGCGCCTCGTCGTCGGCGAGGTGCGCGACGCGGAGGCGCTCGACCTGGTGCTCGCGCTCAACACCGGCGTGCCCGCGGCCGGCACGGTGCACGCCAATTCCGCGGTGGAGGCGCTCGAGAAGCTCGCCCTGCTCCCGCTGCTGGCCGGCCGCAACATCGACCGCGCCTTCATCGCCCCCGCGCTGGCCGGGGCGATCTCCTACGTCGTGCACTGCACCCGCGAACCAGACGGCGGCCGGCGGGTGACCGAAGTGGTCGCGCCGACCGGCGAGGTCGTCGACGGGCGGATCGTCACGCGCGACGTGTACCGTGCCGGAGCGCCCGCATGA
- a CDS encoding type II secretion system F family protein, with protein sequence MRAVTDLAIAVLLGGALAAGLIVLLSALPRWRALPLERRIAPYVRDAVPDELLPPGILPAPGVMRMPGRWLWTRVREGFERMLGGGDELRLRLAQAGIDSTPAAFRGRQLAWAVGGLVAGALVVVALAVGGRMTPLAALLPVLLAAGAAVGCDLRLSGRARARRARLADELPTTLEFLALCLSAGESLLDALRRVSAIGTGELTAELRRSVLAVHTGSPLADALGELAARLRLPGLTRAVDQVVAALEHGAPLAAVLHAQAADARDEAKRVLIEQAGHKEILMLLPLVFLILPLSVLFAVYPGLFILRLGLG encoded by the coding sequence ATGAGGGCGGTCACCGATCTCGCGATCGCCGTCCTACTCGGCGGCGCGCTCGCCGCAGGGCTGATCGTCCTGCTGTCCGCGCTGCCGCGCTGGCGGGCTCTTCCGCTGGAGCGCCGCATCGCCCCCTACGTGCGCGACGCCGTGCCCGACGAGCTGCTGCCGCCGGGCATCCTCCCCGCCCCGGGTGTGATGCGCATGCCGGGCCGGTGGCTGTGGACGCGGGTGCGCGAGGGCTTCGAACGGATGCTGGGCGGCGGCGACGAGCTCCGGCTGCGCTTGGCGCAGGCCGGGATCGACAGCACTCCGGCGGCTTTCCGCGGCCGGCAGCTCGCCTGGGCGGTCGGCGGGCTGGTCGCCGGGGCCCTCGTCGTGGTGGCTCTCGCGGTCGGCGGGCGGATGACGCCGCTGGCGGCCCTGCTGCCCGTCCTCCTCGCGGCGGGGGCGGCGGTGGGCTGCGACCTGCGGCTGAGCGGCCGGGCCCGTGCCCGCCGGGCGCGTCTCGCTGACGAGCTGCCGACCACCCTGGAGTTCCTCGCTCTGTGCCTGTCGGCGGGGGAGTCCCTGCTCGACGCGCTTCGCCGGGTGTCCGCGATCGGCACGGGCGAGCTCACCGCGGAGCTGCGCCGCTCGGTGCTCGCGGTGCACACCGGCTCGCCGCTCGCGGACGCCCTCGGCGAGCTCGCGGCACGGCTGCGCCTGCCCGGCCTCACCCGCGCGGTGGACCAGGTCGTCGCCGCCCTCGAGCATGGAGCACCGCTGGCGGCGGTGCTGCACGCGCAGGCGGCGGATGCCCGGGACGAGGCCAAGCGCGTGCTCATCGAGCAGGCCGGGCACAAGGAGATCCTGATGCTCCTGCCCCTGGTGTTCCTGATCCTCCCGCTCTCCGTGCTGTTCGCGGTGTACCCCGGTTTGTTCATCCTCCGGCTCGGCCTCGGCTGA
- the prfB gene encoding peptide chain release factor 2 — MLELDLSADIQALRQTFGDIREVVDVNSLREDIARLSEEAGAPDLWDDPEKAQKVTSALSHKQAELKRVTEVEQRLDDLEVLVGLANEMQDEESAAEARAELAALTETINQLEVQTLLDGEYDDRAAIITIRSGAGGDDATDFAEMLMRMYLRWAEQHGYPVKVMDTSYAEGAGIKSATFEVDAPYAFGTLSVEAGTHRLARISPFGSADKRQTSFAAVEVIPLMEEATEVEIPEGDIRVDVFRSSGPGGQSVNTTDSAVRITHLPTGIVVSMQNEKSQIQNRAAAMRVLQTRLLLLQKEEEAAKKKELAGNITASWGDQMRSYFLYGQQLVKDLRTGHESGNPAAVFDGDLDGFISAGIRWRKRKSED; from the coding sequence ATGCTCGAACTCGATCTCTCCGCCGACATCCAGGCCCTGCGACAGACATTCGGCGACATCCGTGAGGTCGTCGACGTGAACTCCCTGCGCGAGGACATCGCGCGCCTCAGCGAGGAGGCCGGCGCGCCCGACCTCTGGGACGATCCCGAGAAGGCGCAGAAGGTGACCAGCGCGCTCAGCCACAAGCAGGCCGAGTTGAAGCGGGTGACCGAGGTCGAGCAGCGCCTGGACGACCTCGAGGTGCTCGTCGGTCTCGCCAACGAGATGCAGGACGAGGAGTCCGCCGCCGAGGCGCGTGCCGAGCTCGCCGCGCTGACCGAGACCATCAACCAGCTCGAGGTGCAGACGCTGCTCGACGGCGAGTACGACGACCGCGCCGCGATCATCACGATCCGCTCCGGCGCCGGCGGCGACGACGCCACCGACTTCGCCGAGATGCTGATGCGGATGTACCTGCGCTGGGCGGAGCAGCACGGCTACCCGGTCAAGGTCATGGACACCTCCTATGCCGAGGGCGCCGGCATCAAGTCGGCCACCTTCGAAGTGGACGCCCCCTACGCGTTCGGCACCCTGTCGGTGGAGGCCGGCACGCACCGCCTCGCGCGGATCAGCCCGTTCGGGTCCGCCGATAAGCGGCAGACCTCCTTCGCCGCCGTCGAGGTCATCCCGCTGATGGAGGAGGCCACCGAGGTGGAGATCCCGGAGGGCGACATCCGCGTCGACGTGTTCCGCTCCTCGGGCCCGGGCGGGCAGTCGGTGAACACCACCGACTCCGCGGTGCGCATCACCCACCTCCCGACCGGCATCGTCGTGTCGATGCAGAACGAGAAGTCGCAGATCCAGAACCGCGCCGCCGCCATGCGCGTGCTGCAGACCCGCCTGCTGCTCCTGCAGAAGGAGGAGGAGGCGGCGAAGAAGAAGGAGCTCGCCGGGAACATCACCGCGAGCTGGGGCGACCAGATGCGCTCCTACTTCCTCTACGGCCAGCAGCTCGTCAAGGACCTGCGCACCGGCCACGAGTCCGGCAACCCCGCCGCCGTGTTCGACGGCGACCTGGACGGGTTCATCTCGGCCGGCATCCGCTGGCGCAAGCGCAAGAGCGAGGACTGA
- a CDS encoding pilus assembly protein TadG-related protein, with product MMRLRPALGRDEDGSILPLILGYVLLAVAVVLVCVCATDLYIAQKRLDAVADAAALAGADGFTLQVEGGAVRAELTDAGVQEQAAAVIAGTAPGVALLAAGTPDGVSARVTVGAAWHPPLVSAFVPAGVPLEATATTRTALE from the coding sequence ATGATGCGGCTCCGGCCGGCGCTCGGACGCGACGAGGACGGCAGCATCCTGCCCCTGATCCTCGGCTACGTGCTGCTCGCCGTCGCGGTGGTGCTCGTCTGCGTCTGCGCGACCGATCTCTACATCGCGCAGAAGCGGCTGGACGCGGTCGCCGACGCCGCGGCGCTGGCCGGCGCCGACGGCTTCACGCTGCAGGTGGAGGGCGGCGCCGTCCGCGCCGAGCTCACCGACGCGGGCGTGCAGGAGCAGGCCGCCGCCGTCATCGCCGGCACCGCACCCGGGGTCGCGCTCCTCGCCGCCGGCACCCCCGACGGCGTCTCGGCTCGGGTCACGGTGGGCGCCGCTTGGCATCCGCCCCTCGTCTCCGCGTTCGTGCCCGCCGGGGTGCCGCTGGAGGCCACCGCGACCACCCGCACCGCCCTCGAATAG
- a CDS encoding TadE family protein, producing MNARARGEEGSAALEFIVVGLLLLVPLVYLVITLGAVQEQTLGAEAAARHTARVIGQAPDAETAAARGDAVLASVVREYGMEADAVQVSMSCAPATDPCPDAGAVVVVTVRTRVSLPLLPPLFGLDRLASIPIEAQAAQKISRLWGSG from the coding sequence GTGAACGCGCGGGCGCGAGGAGAGGAGGGCTCCGCTGCGCTGGAGTTCATCGTCGTCGGACTGCTGCTGCTGGTTCCGCTGGTGTACCTCGTGATCACGCTCGGCGCCGTGCAGGAGCAGACGCTCGGGGCCGAGGCCGCCGCCCGACACACCGCCCGCGTGATCGGGCAGGCGCCGGATGCCGAGACCGCCGCCGCCCGCGGCGACGCCGTGCTGGCGAGCGTCGTCCGCGAGTACGGCATGGAGGCGGATGCCGTGCAGGTGTCGATGTCCTGCGCGCCGGCGACCGACCCGTGCCCGGATGCCGGGGCCGTGGTCGTGGTGACTGTGCGGACGCGGGTGAGCCTGCCGCTCCTGCCGCCGCTGTTCGGCCTGGACCGGCTCGCCTCCATCCCGATCGAGGCGCAGGCGGCGCAGAAGATCTCGCGACTGTGGGGGAGCGGATGA
- a CDS encoding ATP-dependent DNA ligase, giving the protein MASGGQVVQIDGRRLRVTNLDKIVYPETGTTKGEVIAYYTRIAPVMLPHVRGRPATRKRWVDGVGTTDAPAEAFFTKQLEQGAPDWIRRMPIEHSDGPKEYPLIEDVPTLVWMAQMAALELHVPQWRFTASGGRGRPDRMVLDLDPGPEVGLPECAEVARLARGILTGMGLEPMPVTSGSKGIHLYCRLPTSEDGTGLQTSDEVSAVAKELARLIEADHPDLATHVMAKSARGGKVFIDWSQNSASKTTIAPYSLRGRAHPWVAAPRTWEELDDPELAHLSFGEVLDRVDAGIDPFASLAPPSTALSSYLAKRDASKTPEPMPRTASAGGSGAPRFVIQEHHASRLHYDLRIERDGVLISWAVPKGVPETSDRNHLAVMTEPHPLEYLTFEGEIPKGEYGAGTMTLWDTGTVALEKWRDDEVIGTFTGRPGGRLGSVRLALIRTEGSGEKSQWLLHRMKDPHGHPTAHPGEPPSAPEPVAGSAATHGDASTGSASGGSASGGDASTGSAFAGSASGDKPTLATLEPMLAEAGTPGLARALGDPAWAEIKWDGIRALGTWRDGRMRLHARRGTDITARYPELTADGAPLLPADEAVVDGEIVAFDAAGRPSFARLQNRMHLTRPREIEREVVRTPVVYLLFDLLRLNGHELTGMPLRQRRELLEQVAADLDAPVQVAPVFDDIDAALDASRQYGLEGVVAKDPASRYRPGVRSSAWLKLKHTRTQEAVIVGIRPGQGNRQGTIGSLLLAVPEEDAGTLRLRYVGKVGSGFTERMLADLSARLEPLRTPAPAVPDVPRPEAKDAQWVRPELVGEVEFSEWTPGGILRHARWRGLRPDKTPDEVRVEP; this is encoded by the coding sequence ATGGCATCCGGCGGGCAGGTCGTGCAGATCGACGGGCGCCGCCTGCGCGTGACCAATCTCGACAAGATCGTCTACCCCGAGACCGGCACCACCAAGGGCGAGGTGATCGCCTACTACACGCGGATCGCCCCGGTGATGCTCCCGCACGTCCGCGGTCGTCCGGCGACGCGCAAGCGGTGGGTGGACGGCGTGGGGACGACGGATGCCCCGGCCGAGGCGTTCTTCACCAAGCAGCTCGAGCAGGGCGCCCCGGACTGGATCCGGCGGATGCCGATCGAGCACTCCGACGGGCCGAAGGAGTACCCGCTCATCGAGGACGTCCCCACCCTGGTGTGGATGGCGCAGATGGCGGCCCTGGAGCTGCACGTGCCGCAGTGGCGGTTCACCGCCTCGGGCGGACGGGGCCGTCCCGATCGCATGGTGCTCGACCTCGATCCCGGCCCGGAGGTCGGGTTGCCCGAGTGCGCCGAGGTGGCGCGGCTGGCCCGCGGCATCCTGACCGGGATGGGGCTGGAGCCGATGCCGGTCACCAGCGGCAGCAAGGGCATCCACCTCTACTGCCGGCTGCCCACGAGCGAGGACGGCACCGGCCTGCAGACCAGCGACGAGGTCTCCGCGGTGGCGAAGGAGCTGGCCCGGCTGATCGAGGCGGACCACCCCGACCTGGCGACGCACGTGATGGCGAAGTCCGCGCGCGGCGGAAAAGTGTTCATCGACTGGAGCCAGAACAGCGCGTCGAAGACGACCATCGCGCCGTACTCGCTGCGCGGCCGCGCGCACCCCTGGGTCGCGGCGCCGCGCACGTGGGAGGAGCTGGACGACCCCGAGCTCGCGCACCTCTCGTTCGGCGAGGTGCTGGACCGGGTGGATGCCGGGATCGACCCGTTCGCCTCCCTCGCCCCGCCGTCCACCGCCCTCTCCTCGTATCTGGCCAAGCGCGACGCGTCGAAGACGCCGGAGCCCATGCCGCGGACGGCATCCGCCGGCGGCTCAGGCGCCCCGCGGTTCGTCATCCAGGAGCACCACGCCTCACGGCTGCACTACGACCTGCGCATCGAGCGCGACGGGGTGCTGATCAGCTGGGCGGTGCCGAAGGGGGTGCCGGAGACCTCGGATCGCAATCATCTGGCCGTGATGACCGAGCCGCATCCGCTGGAGTACCTCACCTTCGAGGGGGAGATCCCGAAGGGCGAGTACGGGGCGGGCACCATGACGCTGTGGGACACCGGCACGGTGGCACTGGAGAAGTGGCGCGACGACGAGGTGATCGGCACCTTCACCGGCCGCCCCGGCGGGCGGCTGGGGTCGGTGCGGCTGGCGCTCATCCGCACCGAGGGCAGCGGGGAGAAGTCGCAGTGGCTCCTCCACCGCATGAAGGACCCGCACGGGCATCCGACGGCCCACCCGGGCGAACCCCCGTCGGCCCCCGAGCCTGTCGCCGGGTCCGCGGCCACGCACGGCGACGCTTCGACGGGCTCAGCGTCCGGAGGCTCGGCGTCCGGAGGCGACGCTTCGACGGGCTCAGCGTTCGCAGGCTCGGCGTCCGGAGACAAGCCCACCCTCGCGACGCTCGAGCCGATGCTGGCCGAGGCGGGGACGCCCGGCCTCGCCCGCGCCCTCGGGGATCCGGCCTGGGCGGAGATCAAGTGGGACGGCATCCGCGCCCTCGGCACGTGGCGGGACGGGCGGATGCGGCTGCACGCCCGCCGCGGCACCGACATCACCGCCCGCTACCCCGAGCTCACCGCCGACGGCGCCCCTCTCCTGCCCGCCGACGAGGCGGTCGTGGACGGCGAGATCGTCGCCTTCGACGCGGCCGGACGCCCCAGCTTCGCCCGGCTGCAGAACCGGATGCACCTGACCCGGCCTCGGGAGATCGAGCGCGAGGTGGTGCGCACGCCCGTCGTGTACCTGCTGTTCGACCTGCTGCGGCTGAACGGGCACGAGCTCACCGGGATGCCGCTGCGGCAGCGCCGGGAGCTGCTCGAACAGGTCGCCGCCGATCTCGACGCCCCGGTGCAGGTCGCCCCGGTGTTCGACGACATCGACGCGGCGCTGGACGCCAGCCGGCAGTACGGTCTGGAGGGGGTGGTCGCCAAGGACCCCGCCTCCCGCTACCGGCCGGGCGTGCGGTCGTCGGCGTGGCTGAAGCTCAAGCACACCCGCACCCAGGAGGCGGTGATCGTGGGCATCCGTCCCGGGCAGGGCAACCGGCAGGGCACGATCGGGTCGCTGCTGCTGGCCGTGCCGGAGGAGGATGCCGGCACGCTCCGGCTGCGCTATGTGGGCAAGGTGGGCAGCGGGTTCACCGAACGGATGCTGGCCGACCTGTCCGCCCGCCTTGAGCCGCTGCGCACGCCGGCCCCGGCGGTGCCGGACGTGCCTCGACCGGAGGCGAAGGACGCGCAGTGGGTGCG
- a CDS encoding DedA family protein produces the protein MLHTALQAPTALIPWLDPETIIGAAGPWALLVVCFIVFAETGLLVGFLLPGDTLLVISGLLAHAQSYAPNGVFGISVWWVALLIGLAAFVGGEVGYLIGHKGGPAVFERKESGLFSRKNVERTNAFFERFGGITIILARFVPIVRTFAPVAAGVGHMHKGKYTLYNLIGAVLWGFGLTMFGYVIGFIPPVAWFVKEYIDLILLAAVGGTAVVTLWHYLVERHKAKKAAAAGEDVIVDREEAAHLALDPEVFERAPDLDGDGKR, from the coding sequence ATGCTTCACACCGCTCTGCAGGCGCCGACGGCGCTGATCCCCTGGCTCGATCCTGAGACGATCATCGGCGCGGCAGGTCCCTGGGCCCTGCTGGTGGTGTGCTTCATCGTGTTCGCCGAGACCGGTCTGCTCGTCGGCTTCCTGCTGCCCGGCGACACCCTGCTGGTCATCTCCGGTCTGCTCGCCCACGCGCAGTCGTACGCCCCGAACGGGGTGTTCGGCATCAGCGTGTGGTGGGTGGCGCTGCTGATCGGCCTGGCGGCCTTCGTCGGCGGAGAGGTCGGCTACCTGATCGGCCACAAGGGCGGCCCTGCGGTGTTCGAGCGCAAGGAGTCCGGCCTGTTCAGCCGCAAGAACGTCGAGCGCACCAACGCGTTCTTCGAGCGGTTCGGCGGCATCACGATCATCCTCGCCCGCTTCGTGCCCATCGTCCGCACCTTCGCGCCGGTCGCCGCCGGCGTCGGCCACATGCACAAGGGCAAGTACACCCTCTACAACCTCATCGGCGCCGTGCTGTGGGGCTTCGGGCTGACCATGTTCGGCTACGTGATCGGGTTCATCCCGCCGGTGGCATGGTTCGTCAAGGAGTACATCGATCTGATCCTGCTCGCCGCGGTCGGCGGCACCGCCGTCGTCACGCTCTGGCACTACCTCGTCGAGCGGCACAAGGCGAAGAAGGCCGCGGCGGCCGGGGAGGACGTGATCGTGGACCGCGAGGAGGCCGCTCACCTCGCCCTCGACCCGGAGGTGTTCGAGCGGGCCCCCGACCTCGACGGCGACGGCAAGCGCTGA
- a CDS encoding type II secretion system F family protein has translation MTLLVGTLLGAGLLLCVSPWLWPLAARAERPSRRGRLARLLEEAGFPRAAPRTLIAVMVAAALLAASVVWLLTAIPALAAVAGLAGGAAPVLHLRGRRLRLRKARRQLWPDVCDLLVAAIRVGLPLPDAVASLADSAPPAVRPAFAVFARDLQATGRFETSLDRLKAALADPIADRILETLRMARQVGGTELTTVLRALSSSVRADAALRGEVEARQSWIRGAAVLGAVAPWVILGLLALRPEGRDAYASPEGVIVIAVGAVVSFVAFRIMLRIGRLPEPERWFG, from the coding sequence ATGACACTCCTCGTGGGCACCCTGCTCGGCGCCGGCCTGCTGCTGTGCGTCTCGCCCTGGCTGTGGCCGCTCGCGGCGAGAGCCGAGCGCCCGTCGCGGCGCGGCCGTCTCGCCCGGCTGCTCGAGGAGGCCGGATTCCCGCGGGCGGCCCCGCGCACCCTGATCGCGGTGATGGTCGCCGCGGCGCTGCTGGCGGCATCCGTGGTCTGGCTGCTCACCGCCATCCCCGCGCTCGCCGCGGTCGCCGGCCTCGCCGGCGGCGCCGCGCCCGTTCTGCACCTGCGCGGGCGGCGGCTGCGCCTGCGCAAGGCGCGCCGCCAGCTGTGGCCGGACGTGTGCGACCTGCTCGTCGCGGCCATCCGCGTCGGGCTCCCGCTGCCGGATGCGGTCGCCAGCCTTGCCGACTCCGCCCCTCCCGCCGTACGGCCCGCCTTCGCGGTGTTCGCCCGCGATCTTCAGGCGACCGGCCGCTTCGAGACCAGCCTCGACCGGCTGAAGGCGGCGCTGGCCGACCCGATCGCCGATCGCATCCTGGAGACGCTGCGGATGGCCAGACAGGTGGGCGGCACGGAGCTCACCACGGTGCTGCGCGCGCTGTCGTCCTCGGTCCGCGCGGATGCGGCACTGCGCGGCGAGGTGGAGGCGCGGCAGTCCTGGATCCGCGGCGCCGCCGTGCTCGGCGCGGTGGCTCCCTGGGTCATCCTCGGGCTCCTGGCTCTGCGCCCGGAAGGGCGCGACGCGTACGCCAGCCCGGAGGGCGTGATCGTGATCGCGGTCGGCGCGGTCGTGTCCTTCGTCGCCTTCCGCATCATGCTGCGGATCGGTCGCCTGCCCGAGCCGGAGCGGTGGTTCGGATGA
- a CDS encoding Ku protein translates to MRSIWKGALTFGLVNVPVKVYSATEDHDVPLHQVHAKDGGRIRYQRTCEVCGETVPYADIDRAYVDDGRTIVITKEDLDALPAEKSREIDVVEFVPSDQVDLLTLDRAYYLEPDSKSPKAYVLLRKTLEQTDRTAIVRFTLRQKTRLAALRVRGNVLVLQTLLWADEVREASFPALEEDVTISKKELELSASLVDSYSSDFDPDEYVDEYQKELRTLIDAKIEAGEGFDVAETFAEEGEEKGGEVIDLMEALRASVEKSKAARKDAGGKESKESGAPAKKGKKKAG, encoded by the coding sequence ATGAGAAGCATCTGGAAGGGCGCGCTGACCTTCGGCCTGGTGAACGTGCCGGTGAAGGTGTACTCGGCGACGGAGGACCACGACGTGCCGCTGCATCAGGTGCACGCCAAGGACGGCGGCCGCATCCGCTACCAGCGCACCTGCGAGGTGTGCGGCGAGACGGTCCCCTACGCCGACATCGACCGCGCCTACGTCGACGACGGGCGCACCATCGTGATCACCAAGGAGGACCTCGACGCGCTGCCGGCCGAGAAGAGCCGGGAGATCGACGTGGTCGAGTTCGTGCCCAGCGACCAGGTCGACCTGCTCACGCTCGACCGGGCGTACTACCTGGAGCCGGACTCGAAGTCGCCCAAGGCGTACGTGCTGCTGCGGAAGACCCTGGAGCAGACCGATCGCACCGCGATCGTGCGGTTCACGCTGCGGCAGAAGACCCGGCTGGCGGCGCTGCGGGTGCGCGGGAACGTGCTCGTGCTGCAGACCCTGCTCTGGGCGGACGAGGTGCGCGAGGCATCCTTCCCGGCCCTCGAGGAGGACGTGACGATCAGCAAGAAGGAGCTCGAGCTGTCGGCCTCGCTCGTGGACAGCTATTCCAGCGACTTCGACCCGGATGAGTACGTCGACGAGTACCAGAAGGAGCTGCGCACCCTCATCGACGCCAAGATCGAGGCCGGCGAGGGCTTCGACGTCGCCGAGACCTTCGCCGAGGAGGGCGAGGAGAAGGGCGGCGAGGTCATCGACCTGATGGAGGCGCTGCGCGCGAGCGTGGAGAAGTCCAAGGCCGCGCGGAAGGATGCCGGCGGCAAGGAGTCGAAGGAGTCCGGGGCGCCGGCGAAGAAGGGCAAGAAGAAGGCCGGCTGA